One Candidatus Palauibacter soopunensis DNA window includes the following coding sequences:
- a CDS encoding Gfo/Idh/MocA family oxidoreductase, translated as MTLNNNFSRRNFVRASGAAGLGLTIVPAHVLGGPRHRAPSDTLNVAHVGVGGMGGGDVRGMAGVGENIYALCDVDERQAAGSWSAFPRAKRYRDFRAMLSEEADNIDAVLISTPDHTHTAAGMMSLSLGKPTRIQKPLATTIWEVRQLVTAAEAAGVATQMGNQGHAQDGTREIREWYESGAIGEIRRVEYWTNRPIWPQAILRPTEAHHAPPWLEWDLWLGPAADRPYHPAYAPFNWRGWWDFGTGALGDIGCHAMDAAFWTFDLGTPERISAESTTLFPETAPAASRIEYDFPARGDRPAVKVVWRDGNLSPPRPEEVPDDARWPFESSGQLWIGTDGKMFAGIYGENPRLLDAERDAEIRADPPPAKYPRTDGVYAEFAGACKDGPPAGSNFVEHAGPLTEMVLLGNLSVRSGREVRLDPATGEILNGVSIPERFVKADYRSGWGW; from the coding sequence ATGACGCTGAACAACAACTTCTCCCGGCGCAATTTCGTTCGGGCCTCCGGCGCCGCCGGCCTCGGATTGACGATCGTGCCCGCGCATGTGCTCGGTGGTCCCAGGCACCGCGCTCCCAGCGACACCCTGAACGTGGCCCACGTCGGAGTCGGCGGCATGGGAGGCGGCGATGTGCGCGGCATGGCGGGCGTCGGCGAGAACATCTACGCCCTCTGCGACGTGGACGAGCGCCAGGCGGCCGGCTCCTGGAGCGCCTTCCCGCGCGCCAAGCGTTACCGCGACTTCCGCGCGATGCTCTCGGAGGAGGCCGACAACATCGACGCCGTCCTCATCTCCACGCCGGACCACACGCACACCGCGGCCGGCATGATGTCCCTTTCGCTCGGCAAGCCCACGCGCATCCAGAAGCCGCTCGCGACCACGATCTGGGAGGTTCGCCAACTCGTCACCGCCGCGGAGGCGGCGGGCGTCGCCACGCAGATGGGGAACCAGGGTCACGCCCAGGACGGGACGCGGGAGATTCGCGAGTGGTACGAATCCGGAGCCATCGGCGAGATCCGGCGCGTGGAGTACTGGACGAACCGCCCCATCTGGCCGCAGGCGATCCTGCGGCCGACCGAGGCGCACCACGCCCCGCCCTGGCTGGAGTGGGACCTGTGGCTCGGCCCCGCGGCCGACCGCCCCTACCACCCGGCCTACGCCCCCTTCAACTGGCGCGGCTGGTGGGACTTCGGGACGGGCGCCCTGGGCGACATCGGGTGCCACGCGATGGACGCCGCCTTCTGGACCTTCGACCTCGGCACGCCGGAGCGGATTTCGGCGGAATCGACGACGCTGTTCCCGGAGACGGCGCCCGCGGCTTCACGCATCGAGTACGACTTCCCGGCCCGCGGGGATCGGCCGGCCGTGAAGGTCGTATGGCGCGACGGCAACCTCTCGCCGCCGCGGCCCGAGGAAGTGCCGGACGACGCGCGCTGGCCCTTCGAGTCGAGCGGGCAGCTGTGGATCGGGACCGACGGCAAGATGTTCGCGGGGATCTACGGCGAGAACCCCCGGCTGCTCGACGCCGAACGGGACGCGGAGATCCGGGCCGACCCGCCGCCGGCAAAGTACCCGCGCACGGACGGCGTGTACGCGGAGTTCGCCGGCGCCTGCAAGGACGGGCCGCCCGCCGGTTCCAACTTTGTCGAACACGCGGGACCGCTGACGGAGATGGTGCTCCTCGGCAACCTCTCGGTG
- a CDS encoding gluconate 2-dehydrogenase subunit 3 family protein: MSDHERERARDLEREPEATEGLTRRRALQVLAAGAAGAAALSTAACMDESEPGPAGSENPTDPTAFSGATSGGNPRAAGTPTDPDLVSPVVWWDLVLTEDELVTLAALCDVIIPEDEHSPGAAALGAHAFIDEWVSAPYDGNREDLTLVRGGLVWLDIESTERFGRRFTDLTLEQKHAICDDICWAENAAPEYRVAARFFDRVRDLTSTAFWTTVEGMADLGFVGNRPMPRFDGPPPEVRERLGLA; this comes from the coding sequence ATGTCCGACCACGAACGCGAACGTGCACGGGACCTCGAACGGGAACCGGAGGCGACCGAGGGACTGACCCGCCGCCGGGCGCTGCAGGTGCTCGCGGCCGGGGCCGCCGGTGCAGCCGCGCTCTCCACGGCGGCGTGTATGGACGAGTCCGAGCCCGGACCGGCCGGTAGCGAGAACCCGACCGACCCCACCGCCTTCTCCGGCGCCACGAGCGGCGGCAACCCCCGGGCCGCCGGGACGCCGACGGACCCGGACCTCGTTTCGCCCGTCGTGTGGTGGGATCTCGTGCTGACCGAGGACGAACTCGTCACCCTCGCCGCCCTGTGCGATGTCATCATCCCCGAGGATGAGCATTCCCCCGGTGCGGCGGCTCTCGGCGCGCACGCCTTCATCGACGAGTGGGTGAGCGCGCCCTACGACGGCAACCGGGAGGATCTGACGCTCGTGCGCGGCGGGCTCGTGTGGTTGGACATCGAGTCTACCGAGCGTTTCGGGCGTCGCTTCACCGATCTGACGCTGGAGCAGAAGCACGCGATCTGCGACGACATCTGCTGGGCGGAGAATGCGGCCCCGGAGTACAGGGTCGCCGCACGCTTCTTCGACCGCGTGCGGGATCTCACGTCGACCGCGTTCTGGACGACGGTGGAGGGGATGGCCGATCTCGGCTTCGTGGGGAACCGCCCCATGCCCCGCTTCGACGGCCCGCCCCCCGAGGTTCGCGAACGCCTGGGTCTGGCCTAG
- a CDS encoding GMC family oxidoreductase — translation MAAYVLACHGVRVLLLEAGRDYDPVSETPMFQLPADAPLRAAGTADKPFGFYDATVDGGWRVPGEPYTSAEGVNFMWWRSRMLGGRTNHWGRISLRMGPYDFKPYSRDGLGFDWPLTYDDLAPWYDRTEAFVGIYGSSEGLENTPDSSDGILQPPPAPRAYELLAKKSCEGLGIPVVPAHLAILTEAQDAEGLSRMLWPGNALARQVTRDAMRGRAPCYWATPCGRGCSIKANFQSTTVCLPPAQATGNLTTITDAMVREVTIDERGRATGVHYVDKKARADRHAAAPVVILAASALESARILLNSRGSLFPDGLANGSGLVGKYIMDTVGAGVSGQIPALEYLPRHAEEGASAMHMYMPWWLYGDQAAGRLDFARGYHIEFGGGQRMPGYGAFSGIEPLTQGAYGRRFKEECRRYYGSFMYFDGRGEMIPNEDCYCEIDPEVVDQWGIPVLRFHWKWSDHELNQALHMQQTFAGIIGEMGGRVLSTVQTDGERAILAPGQIIHEVGGVRMGDRPENSVLNQYCQSWEVPNLFVMDGGPFVSNADKNPTLSIMAIAWRSSEYLVDQLRQGAL, via the coding sequence ATGGCCGCCTATGTGCTCGCCTGTCACGGCGTCCGGGTCCTGCTTCTCGAAGCGGGGCGAGACTACGATCCGGTGTCCGAGACCCCGATGTTCCAGCTCCCCGCCGACGCGCCGCTCCGGGCCGCGGGGACCGCCGACAAGCCGTTCGGCTTCTACGACGCGACGGTGGACGGGGGCTGGCGCGTTCCCGGGGAACCCTACACGAGCGCCGAAGGGGTCAACTTCATGTGGTGGCGGTCGCGCATGCTCGGGGGGCGGACGAACCACTGGGGCCGGATCTCTCTCCGCATGGGCCCCTACGACTTCAAGCCCTACAGCCGGGACGGGCTGGGGTTCGACTGGCCGCTGACGTACGACGACCTCGCGCCGTGGTACGACCGCACCGAAGCGTTCGTCGGCATCTACGGTTCGAGTGAGGGACTCGAGAACACGCCCGACTCCTCCGATGGGATCCTCCAGCCGCCGCCCGCGCCGCGCGCTTACGAACTGCTCGCGAAGAAGTCGTGCGAGGGTCTCGGGATCCCGGTCGTGCCCGCGCACCTCGCGATCCTCACCGAGGCGCAGGACGCCGAAGGCCTGTCGCGGATGCTGTGGCCGGGCAACGCGCTGGCCCGGCAGGTGACGCGCGACGCCATGCGGGGCCGCGCACCCTGCTACTGGGCGACGCCGTGCGGGCGGGGCTGCTCGATCAAGGCGAACTTCCAGTCGACGACCGTCTGCCTGCCGCCGGCGCAGGCGACCGGCAACCTCACGACGATCACGGACGCCATGGTGCGCGAGGTGACGATCGACGAGCGGGGGCGGGCCACCGGCGTACACTACGTCGACAAGAAGGCGCGCGCCGACCGCCATGCCGCGGCCCCGGTCGTCATCCTCGCCGCAAGCGCCCTCGAGTCGGCCCGCATCCTCCTCAACTCCCGCGGTTCGCTCTTCCCCGATGGCCTCGCCAACGGGAGCGGCCTCGTCGGCAAGTACATCATGGACACGGTGGGCGCCGGCGTGTCCGGCCAGATTCCCGCCCTCGAGTACCTGCCGCGGCACGCCGAGGAGGGGGCTTCGGCGATGCACATGTACATGCCATGGTGGCTGTACGGCGACCAGGCGGCGGGACGCCTCGACTTCGCCCGCGGCTACCACATCGAGTTCGGGGGCGGGCAGCGGATGCCGGGCTACGGCGCCTTCAGCGGCATCGAGCCGCTCACACAGGGGGCCTACGGACGGCGCTTCAAGGAGGAATGCCGCCGCTACTACGGTTCGTTCATGTACTTCGACGGCCGCGGCGAGATGATCCCCAACGAGGACTGCTACTGCGAGATCGATCCCGAGGTCGTCGATCAGTGGGGCATCCCCGTGCTCAGGTTCCACTGGAAGTGGTCGGACCACGAACTCAACCAGGCCCTCCACATGCAGCAGACGTTCGCCGGGATCATCGGGGAGATGGGCGGGCGCGTGCTTTCGACGGTTCAGACGGACGGCGAGCGCGCGATCCTGGCGCCCGGCCAGATCATCCACGAGGTGGGCGGAGTGCGGATGGGAGACCGGCCGGAGAACTCGGTGCTCAACCAGTACTGTCAGTCCTGGGAGGTGCCGAATCTGTTCGTGATGGATGGCGGGCCGTTCGTCTCCAACGCGGACAAGAACCCGACGCTCTCCATCATGGCGATCGCATGGCGGTCGTCGGAGTATCTCGTGGACCAGCTCCGTCAGGGGGCTCTCTGA
- a CDS encoding transporter produces the protein MHRRAVAGLMVMVALAAATGRPAAAQSLTDLVSELFVFGQCGVPLCLDPDFDETGVFSTEHGRHYLRERVPRNDALILSFQGRIAGVVGSLPPTAMAGGRIWSDGERSASFGPIFAERAETLGMGRFFLGLEATAFQVTNFSGVPTDNLVLNFFHEDSDVALGPDPGLGLPFFERDVLRVRTNLDLDYTVATAVLSAGLASFLDVGFSVPVVRASLRGTAHAQILSLGNSLAHRFGGTPAAPVLQASNSVSGSATGIGDISARVKVNLMGGTTVGRAPPPLGMALLADVTFPTGQEEDLLGLGEGRGRALAILSLNRGRFSPHLNAGYLLREGNLRDRNFDRDAVLATVGFDAHASDAVTVAADLITRWELADPEHPMPGPVTFVGTPALTVESSSLPNVGHHFIDLAVGLKYMLGRDMILVTNALLPIQAAGLRPDVLWTLGIQGTFR, from the coding sequence ATGCACAGACGAGCCGTCGCGGGGCTCATGGTCATGGTGGCGCTGGCGGCCGCGACCGGCCGGCCGGCCGCGGCACAGTCGCTCACGGACCTCGTGTCGGAACTGTTCGTGTTCGGGCAGTGCGGGGTGCCTCTGTGCCTCGATCCGGACTTCGACGAGACCGGGGTTTTCAGCACGGAGCACGGCCGGCACTACCTGCGCGAACGGGTCCCGCGGAACGACGCGCTCATCCTCTCCTTCCAGGGGCGGATCGCCGGCGTGGTCGGCAGCCTTCCTCCGACCGCGATGGCCGGCGGCCGCATCTGGTCGGACGGAGAGCGGAGTGCGTCGTTCGGGCCGATTTTCGCGGAGCGGGCCGAAACCCTCGGGATGGGGCGTTTCTTCCTCGGCCTCGAAGCGACCGCGTTCCAGGTCACGAACTTCAGCGGCGTGCCCACCGACAATCTCGTGCTGAACTTCTTCCACGAGGATTCGGACGTGGCCCTGGGCCCGGATCCGGGACTCGGTCTGCCCTTTTTCGAGCGGGACGTGCTCCGGGTGCGGACGAATCTCGACCTCGACTACACGGTTGCCACGGCGGTGCTGAGCGCCGGCCTGGCGTCCTTCCTCGACGTGGGATTCTCCGTGCCGGTCGTGCGGGCCAGTCTGAGAGGGACGGCACACGCCCAGATTCTGTCGCTCGGCAATTCGCTCGCGCACCGTTTCGGCGGCACGCCCGCCGCGCCGGTCCTCCAGGCGAGCAACTCCGTGAGCGGGTCGGCGACGGGAATCGGCGACATCTCCGCCCGGGTGAAGGTCAACCTCATGGGGGGTACGACCGTGGGCCGCGCGCCGCCGCCCCTGGGCATGGCGCTCCTGGCGGACGTCACCTTCCCCACGGGCCAGGAGGAAGATCTGCTCGGACTCGGCGAAGGCCGCGGCCGTGCGCTGGCGATTCTCTCCCTCAATCGGGGACGATTCTCGCCCCACCTGAACGCCGGGTATCTCCTGCGCGAAGGCAACCTGCGCGACAGGAACTTCGACCGGGACGCGGTGCTCGCGACGGTGGGATTCGATGCCCACGCGTCCGACGCCGTCACGGTGGCCGCCGACCTCATCACTCGCTGGGAACTGGCGGATCCGGAGCATCCGATGCCGGGTCCCGTCACGTTCGTCGGCACCCCGGCTCTCACGGTCGAGTCGTCATCCCTCCCCAACGTCGGTCACCACTTCATCGACCTCGCGGTCGGGCTCAAGTACATGCTCGGCCGAGACATGATTCTCGTCACGAACGCTTTGCTCCCGATCCAGGCGGCCGGTCTGCGGCCGGACGTCCTGTGGACGCTGGGGATCCAGGGCACGTTCAGATAA
- a CDS encoding P1 family peptidase — protein sequence MFFLPRTGSTRRRPAAPLLAAAGLLAAAALDAQAPPRARDLGIPFPGEPGAWNAITDVAGIRVGHATIIEGEGALVVGEGPVRTGVTAVLPRTDSYEPVFAGWYSLNGNGEMTGTTWVEESGFLEGPVMITNTHSVGDVHQAVIEWSRDAEANHPIAPGIWWSLPVVAETWDGRLNDINGFHVGREHVFASIESAASGPVTEGSVGGGTGMVCNSFKGGIGTSSRLVGDYTVGVLVQCNYGRRPELLIAGVPVGQELLGWTPPGGADGSADAGEFDGLGSIIVVVATDAPLLPHQLKRLARRAPIGIGRMGGYGMNGSGDIFIAFSTANSGAWSRGENTTVEMISNDAISPLLLATAQATEEAITNAMVAGRTMVGRDGNTVPGLPHDEVRRILAAHNRLERP from the coding sequence ATGTTCTTTTTGCCACGAACGGGATCGACCCGCCGGCGCCCGGCCGCGCCGCTGCTGGCCGCCGCCGGACTGCTGGCCGCCGCCGCCCTCGACGCCCAGGCCCCGCCGCGGGCGCGGGATCTCGGGATCCCGTTCCCGGGGGAGCCGGGAGCCTGGAACGCGATTACGGATGTGGCCGGCATCCGGGTCGGACATGCGACGATCATCGAAGGGGAGGGGGCGCTCGTCGTCGGGGAGGGCCCCGTGCGCACGGGCGTGACGGCCGTGCTCCCGCGTACGGACAGCTACGAACCCGTCTTCGCCGGGTGGTACTCGCTGAACGGGAACGGCGAAATGACGGGGACGACCTGGGTCGAGGAATCGGGCTTCCTCGAGGGTCCCGTGATGATCACCAACACCCACAGCGTGGGGGATGTCCACCAGGCGGTCATCGAGTGGTCGCGGGACGCGGAGGCGAACCACCCCATCGCGCCGGGCATCTGGTGGAGCCTGCCCGTCGTGGCGGAGACCTGGGATGGGCGGCTCAACGACATCAATGGGTTCCACGTCGGCAGGGAACACGTGTTCGCATCGATCGAGAGTGCCGCCTCGGGTCCCGTCACCGAGGGATCGGTCGGCGGCGGGACCGGCATGGTCTGCAATTCGTTCAAGGGCGGGATCGGAACCTCGTCCCGGCTCGTGGGCGACTACACCGTCGGCGTGCTCGTGCAGTGCAACTACGGGCGCCGGCCGGAGTTGCTGATCGCGGGCGTGCCGGTGGGGCAGGAACTCCTCGGCTGGACGCCGCCCGGCGGCGCGGACGGATCGGCGGACGCGGGCGAATTCGACGGTCTCGGGTCGATCATCGTCGTCGTCGCGACGGACGCCCCGCTGCTGCCGCACCAGCTCAAGCGGCTGGCCCGCCGGGCTCCGATCGGGATCGGTCGGATGGGCGGGTACGGGATGAACGGTTCCGGCGACATCTTCATCGCATTCTCGACGGCGAACAGCGGGGCGTGGAGCCGCGGGGAGAACACGACCGTCGAGATGATATCGAACGACGCCATTTCGCCGCTGTTGCTCGCGACCGCCCAGGCCACCGAGGAGGCGATCACGAACGCGATGGTTGCGGGTCGGACCATGGTGGGGCGCGACGGGAACACGGTGCCCGGACTCCCGCATGACGAAGTGCGGCGCATCCTCGCGGCGCACAATCGACTGGAGAGGCCGTAG
- a CDS encoding TVP38/TMEM64 family protein gives MVPGPGRNKRRGSAAAWIALLLTVLVPGSVECAVDAPSARAGPEFGLPALVAASPVPGQAAQASESASESAAEEELGFLARLVTWLRETTAELGWLGPFFFGLFYALAVVLFVPGSALTIAGGVTFGLALGTLTVFVGANIGAALAFLIARYVLRDRVEKLLANRPALRAIDRAVETQGWRIVFLTRLSPVFPFSAQNYFYGLTGVTFTQYVAASLVGMFPGTLLYVYIGAAGAEVAEASGGAANWGQTALLVAGLVATAAVVVLVTRVARRELQKALAEVEDSPGASA, from the coding sequence GTGGTTCCCGGACCGGGGCGAAACAAGCGACGGGGTTCGGCGGCCGCCTGGATCGCGCTCCTTCTGACGGTGCTCGTACCGGGGTCGGTGGAGTGCGCGGTCGATGCCCCGTCGGCCCGCGCGGGTCCGGAGTTCGGCCTCCCCGCGCTCGTGGCGGCTTCGCCGGTTCCCGGACAGGCCGCGCAGGCATCCGAGTCCGCGTCGGAGTCCGCAGCGGAGGAGGAACTGGGCTTTCTCGCGCGACTCGTCACCTGGCTGCGCGAGACCACCGCCGAGCTGGGGTGGCTGGGACCCTTCTTTTTCGGACTCTTCTACGCTCTCGCGGTGGTGCTCTTCGTGCCGGGTTCGGCGCTGACGATCGCGGGAGGCGTCACGTTCGGCCTCGCGCTCGGCACCCTCACCGTGTTCGTGGGCGCGAACATCGGGGCCGCGCTCGCCTTCCTCATCGCCCGCTACGTGCTGCGCGACCGCGTCGAGAAGCTCCTCGCCAACCGTCCGGCGCTGCGCGCCATCGACCGCGCGGTGGAGACCCAGGGGTGGCGCATCGTCTTCCTCACCCGCCTCTCCCCGGTGTTTCCGTTCAGCGCGCAGAACTACTTCTACGGCCTCACCGGCGTGACTTTCACCCAGTACGTGGCGGCCTCGCTCGTGGGGATGTTTCCGGGCACGCTCCTGTACGTGTACATCGGCGCAGCCGGAGCGGAAGTCGCCGAGGCGTCCGGCGGCGCGGCCAACTGGGGGCAGACCGCGCTGCTCGTGGCGGGCCTCGTCGCGACGGCCGCCGTGGTCGTCCTGGTCACGCGCGTGGCCCGGCGCGAACTGCAGAAAGCGCTGGCCGAGGTGGAAGACTCTCCCGGCGCGTCGGCGTGA
- a CDS encoding TonB-dependent receptor — MLRHLTPSDWEADRGTDDGPDSPADSLGFFGFKSLTDTRRVTAGGRAVWRLSEGMAVTAGYEEERQSVRGFNRSFSQFGESSGDSEDDWRNRAAHAQFSWVRDALALNAGVRAEDDERFGTAGTWRTGAAWRADAWGTRLRVSAGTGIKEPTFFETFATGFVTGNPDLTPERSTSFEGGIDQDLGGSLKLSLTGFSQNYRDLIQYTGSPPAEGDPNFFNVAKARSRGLEAEASVEARPLRLTGSWTYLDTEVQDAGFDEGPGATFVEGSALLRRPKHAMAASAFYPVSSRVGLDVSLRRTGEREDRDFSSFPAEPVTLPAYTVLDLSASFDIAGRGGGPGFTLTVRAENLLDSAYEEIWGFTAPGRGLYVGGRVILGGGS, encoded by the coding sequence ATGTTACGCCACCTAACGCCATCGGACTGGGAAGCGGACCGCGGAACGGACGACGGGCCCGACAGCCCCGCCGACAGCCTGGGCTTCTTCGGGTTCAAGAGCCTCACCGACACCCGGCGCGTCACCGCCGGCGGCCGCGCCGTGTGGCGCCTCTCCGAGGGGATGGCGGTCACGGCCGGGTACGAGGAAGAGCGGCAGTCCGTCCGCGGCTTCAATCGGTCCTTCTCCCAGTTCGGGGAGAGTTCCGGCGACTCCGAGGACGACTGGCGGAACCGCGCCGCCCACGCGCAGTTCTCGTGGGTCCGCGACGCGCTGGCGCTCAACGCGGGCGTCAGGGCCGAGGACGACGAGCGGTTCGGGACGGCGGGCACCTGGCGGACGGGAGCGGCGTGGCGCGCCGACGCGTGGGGGACGCGCCTCCGCGTCTCGGCCGGCACCGGAATCAAGGAACCGACGTTCTTCGAGACCTTCGCCACGGGCTTTGTTACGGGAAACCCCGACCTCACGCCGGAACGCTCCACGAGCTTCGAGGGGGGGATCGACCAGGACCTCGGCGGCTCGCTGAAGCTCTCGCTGACCGGTTTCAGCCAGAATTACCGGGATTTGATCCAGTACACCGGCTCTCCGCCCGCCGAGGGCGACCCCAACTTCTTCAACGTCGCGAAGGCCCGGAGCCGGGGGCTCGAGGCGGAGGCGTCCGTGGAGGCCCGCCCGCTACGGCTCACCGGCAGTTGGACGTACCTCGACACCGAGGTGCAGGACGCCGGCTTCGACGAGGGACCCGGCGCCACGTTCGTGGAAGGCTCTGCGCTGTTACGGCGGCCGAAGCACGCCATGGCGGCGTCCGCCTTCTATCCGGTTTCGTCGCGGGTGGGGCTGGACGTGAGCCTGCGGCGCACGGGAGAACGGGAGGATCGCGATTTCTCCTCCTTCCCGGCCGAGCCCGTGACGCTTCCCGCGTACACGGTGCTCGATCTCTCGGCCAGCTTCGACATCGCCGGGCGTGGCGGAGGTCCGGGATTCACGCTCACGGTGCGCGCGGAGAACCTCCTCGACTCGGCCTACGAGGAGATCTGGGGCTTCACGGCGCCGGGTCGCGGACTGTACGTAGGCGGTCGTGTCATCCTCGGCGGGGGTTCCTGA
- a CDS encoding HU family DNA-binding protein — protein sequence MTKADLVEQAADALRGRVTKRDCALVVDAFLDAVKDTLVGGDNIEIRGFGTFKVRHRKARTARNPRTGEAVAVPPRVAPVFKPSNHFSSRVGRGAGGSGTE from the coding sequence ATGACGAAAGCCGATCTCGTTGAGCAGGCCGCCGATGCGCTCCGAGGGCGAGTCACCAAGCGGGATTGCGCCTTGGTGGTGGATGCCTTCCTCGACGCCGTGAAGGACACGCTGGTGGGTGGCGACAACATCGAGATCCGGGGCTTCGGCACCTTCAAGGTGCGGCACCGCAAGGCACGCACGGCCCGCAACCCCAGAACGGGCGAGGCGGTGGCGGTTCCACCGCGTGTTGCGCCGGTCTTCAAGCCATCGAATCACTTCAGCAGCCGGGTGGGCCGTGGCGCTGGCGGATCAGGTACGGAGTAG
- a CDS encoding tyrosine-type recombinase/integrase: MGKHGRKLTAAFVRSVHEPGLYWDEHGLVLRVKPSGYKQWIQRLFIHGKRRELGLGPLRLVTLAEARDAALANRKVARAGEDPRTKRRSSVPTFEQAAAKVFAMHRANWTERHAGQWIATLRTYAYPGIGGKRVDRIRSADVMGVLMPIWNDKYQTAKRVRQRISTVMRWAIAQGYRVDNPAGDAIGAALPKPPRIQKHYKALPYEEVAGAVATVRRSDARLSVKLGIEFLVLTACRSGEVRGARWDEIDTQGGEWTIPAERMKSRREHRVPLSGRAVEVLAEANAHARRSEWVFPSARGLTLTSMDFSGLLKTLRIGAVPHGFRSSFRDWAAERTDAPHAVMEAALAHAVRDKAEAAYARSDLFERRCVLMEQWAEYLADRGTDNGA; the protein is encoded by the coding sequence ATGGGCAAACACGGCAGGAAACTCACCGCCGCCTTCGTGCGGAGCGTTCACGAACCGGGCCTGTACTGGGACGAGCACGGCCTCGTGCTGCGCGTCAAGCCGTCCGGCTACAAGCAGTGGATCCAGCGGCTGTTCATCCACGGCAAGCGCAGGGAGCTGGGGCTCGGTCCGCTCCGCCTCGTGACGCTGGCCGAGGCGCGGGACGCGGCCCTGGCCAACCGCAAGGTGGCCCGGGCGGGCGAAGATCCGAGGACGAAGCGGCGCAGTTCGGTGCCGACGTTCGAGCAGGCGGCCGCCAAGGTGTTCGCGATGCACCGCGCGAACTGGACCGAGAGGCACGCGGGCCAGTGGATCGCGACGCTTCGGACCTACGCATATCCCGGTATCGGTGGCAAGCGGGTGGACCGGATCAGGTCTGCGGACGTGATGGGCGTGCTCATGCCGATCTGGAACGACAAGTACCAGACGGCCAAGCGGGTGCGGCAGCGGATCTCGACGGTGATGCGGTGGGCGATCGCGCAGGGCTACCGGGTGGACAACCCGGCGGGCGACGCCATCGGGGCGGCGCTGCCCAAGCCGCCCCGCATCCAGAAGCACTACAAGGCTCTGCCCTACGAGGAGGTCGCGGGCGCGGTCGCGACCGTGCGCCGGTCCGACGCGCGGCTCTCGGTCAAGCTGGGCATCGAGTTCCTCGTCCTGACGGCCTGCCGGTCGGGCGAAGTGCGGGGAGCGCGGTGGGACGAGATCGACACCCAAGGCGGGGAGTGGACGATTCCGGCGGAGCGGATGAAGAGCCGCCGGGAGCACCGGGTGCCGCTGTCGGGGAGGGCGGTCGAGGTTCTGGCCGAGGCGAATGCGCACGCCCGCCGCTCGGAGTGGGTGTTTCCGTCGGCGAGGGGGCTCACGCTGACGAGCATGGACTTCAGCGGGTTGCTGAAGACGCTTCGCATCGGGGCCGTGCCGCACGGGTTCCGTTCGAGCTTCCGGGACTGGGCGGCGGAGCGCACCGACGCGCCCCACGCGGTCATGGAGGCCGCGCTCGCGCACGCGGTCCGGGACAAGGCGGAGGCGGCGTATGCCCGCTCCGACCTCTTCGAGCGCCGCTGCGTCCTCATGGAGCAGTGGGCGGAGTATCTGGCGGACCGGGGAACGGACAACGGAGCCTGA
- a CDS encoding TonB-dependent receptor plug domain-containing protein, with amino-acid sequence MRHVNPARGRPLHALAVAAAACAALAASPLRAQEPISLEGLVVTAHRWAEPEWTVAANTTVIEGEELERAGIEFVSDALRHVAGLAVARNGSFGAITSVFLRGGESDYVHVLVDGVRVNEPGGSYDFASLTTDNVERIEIVRGPASALYGSDAVSGVIQIFTRRGAGPPRGSVSFQTGSFGTTRWQGDLSGGGGGLSYAFSLGGSATDGILAFNNEHRQTTATGRVQANLDADTDATFAIRYNDSRFHYPTDGSGNVVDRNAYSFGDALTVNIDAGRRWTDAVETRLFLSVWESYIAPSS; translated from the coding sequence ATGAGACATGTGAATCCGGCGCGCGGGCGCCCCCTTCACGCACTCGCCGTGGCCGCGGCGGCCTGCGCCGCTCTCGCCGCGTCCCCGCTTCGGGCGCAGGAACCGATCAGCCTCGAGGGACTCGTCGTCACGGCCCACCGCTGGGCCGAACCCGAGTGGACGGTGGCCGCCAACACGACGGTCATCGAGGGCGAGGAACTGGAGCGTGCCGGGATCGAGTTCGTGTCCGACGCGCTCCGGCACGTCGCCGGCCTGGCGGTCGCCCGCAACGGATCCTTCGGCGCCATCACCTCCGTGTTCCTGCGCGGGGGCGAGTCGGACTACGTCCACGTACTCGTCGACGGCGTACGCGTGAACGAGCCGGGGGGATCCTACGACTTCGCATCGCTGACCACCGACAACGTGGAGCGCATCGAGATCGTACGCGGGCCGGCTTCGGCGCTGTACGGCTCCGACGCCGTGAGCGGGGTCATCCAGATCTTCACGCGCCGCGGGGCGGGACCGCCTCGGGGCAGCGTCTCGTTCCAGACCGGAAGCTTCGGGACGACGCGCTGGCAGGGCGACCTTTCGGGAGGCGGCGGCGGACTCTCCTATGCCTTCTCGCTCGGCGGGAGCGCGACGGATGGGATCCTCGCCTTCAACAACGAGCACCGGCAGACGACGGCAACGGGGCGCGTGCAGGCGAACCTGGACGCGGACACCGACGCGACCTTCGCCATCCGTTACAACGACTCGCGCTTCCACTATCCGACGGACGGGTCGGGAAACGTCGTCGACCGCAACGCGTATTCCTTCGGCGACGCGCTCACCGTCAACATCGACGCGGGCCGGCGCTGGACGGATGCGGTCGAGACGCGGCTGTTCCTCAGCGTCTGGGAATCCTATATCGCGCCGTCCAGCTAG